A DNA window from Camelina sativa cultivar DH55 chromosome 13, Cs, whole genome shotgun sequence contains the following coding sequences:
- the LOC104734768 gene encoding peptide methionine sulfoxide reductase A2-like: protein MDSSLKAQEPQVVDTPEEVALKEFYMKHHLAETPVIVPSPIAEEPDNDVPAPGNEFAEFAAGCFWGFELALQRIHGVTVTEVGYTQGISENPSYEIVCTNTTNHVEVVRVQYDPKECTYETLLDLFWSRHDPTTLNRQGELVGAQYRSGIYYYTPEQEKLARESLEKQQTKLENKIVTEILPAKKLYKAEEYHQQYLAKGGMHGNAQSPAKSCKDPIRCYG from the exons ATGGATTCTTCTCTAAAAGCTCAGGAGCCTCAAGTTGTTGATACACCTGAGGAAGTTGCTCTCAAAGAATTTTATATGAAGCATCATTTAGCAGAGACACCTGTGATTGTTCCTTCTCCGATAGCTGAGGAGCCCGACAACGATGTTCCGGCGCCGGGAAACGAGTTTGCTGAGTTCGCCGCAGGTTGTTTCTGGGGATTTGAGCTTGCTTTACAGAGGATCCATGGAGTGACCGTGACTGAGGTTGGTTACACTCAGGGGATCTCAGAAAATCCTTCTTACGAGATTGTATGTACGAACACCACGAACCATGTAGAGGTTGTTAGGGTTCAGTATGATCCTAAGGAGTGCACTTATGAGACGCTTCTTGATTTGTTCTGGTCTAGACATGATCCAACCACCTTGAATCGTCag GGAGAACTTGTGGGAGCACAATACCGATCAGGTATATACTACTACACACCCGAGCAAGAGAAACTAGCACGCGAGTCTCTAGAGAAACAGCAGACAAAACTTGAGAACAAGATTGTGACTGAGATCTTACCAGCAAAGAAGTTGTACAAGGCTGAAGAATACCATCAGCAATACCTCGCGAAAGGTGGGATGCATGGTAATGCGCAATCCCCTGCAAAGAGCTGCAAGGACCCTATCCGATGCTACGGCTAA
- the LOC104734769 gene encoding peptide methionine sulfoxide reductase A2-like, whose amino-acid sequence MDSSLSNNEVAPLKPQEPQLVDEPAIFSSPIAEEPDNDVPAPGNEFAEFAAGCFWGVELAFQSIPGVNVTEVGYTQGISHNPSYKDVCTNTTNHAEVVRVQYDPKECTYETLLDLFWSRHDPTTLNRQGNLLGAQYRSGIYFYTPEQEKQARESLEKQQTKLEDKIVTEILPAKKFYKAEEYHQQYLVKGGRCGNAQSPAKSCMDPIRCSG is encoded by the exons ATGGATTCTTCTCTGAGCAACAATGAAGTTGCTCCTCTCAAACCTCAGGAGCCTCAGTTAGTTGATGAACCTGCAATTTTTTCTTCTCCGATAGCTGAGGAGCCCGACAACGATGTTCCGGCTCCCGGAAACGAGTTTGCTGAGTTTGCCGCAGGTTGTTTCTGGGGAGTTGAGCTTGCTTTCCAGAGTATCCCTGGCGTGAACGTGACTGAGGTCGGTTACACTCAGGGGATCTCACACAACCCTTCTTACAAGGATGTCTGTACGAACACCACGAACCATGCAGAGGTTGTTAGAGTTCAGTATGATCCCAAGGAATGCACTTATGAGACGCTTCTTGATTTGTTCTGGTCTAGGCATGATCCCACCACCTTGAATCGTCAG GGAAATCTTCTGGGAGCACAATACCGATCAGGTATATACTTCTACACACCTGAGCAAGAGAAGCAAGCACGTGAGTCTCTAGAGAAGCAGCAGACTAAACTGGAGGATAAGATTGTGACTGAGATCTTACCGGCTAAGAAATTCTACAAAGCTGAAGAATACCATCAGCAGTACCTCGTCAAAGGCGGGAGATGTGGCAACGCGCAATCCCCTGCGAAGAGCTGCATGGACCCTATCCGCTGCTCCGGCTAA
- the LOC104734770 gene encoding peptide methionine sulfoxide reductase A3-like: MNNILNRLGLGSSGQSNMDPSPIAQGNDDDAPSPGNKFAQFGAGCFWGVELAFQRVPGVTQTEVGYTQGIIHNPSYEDVCKGTTRHSEVVRVQYDPNDCSYESLLDLFWSRHDPTTLNRQGNDVGTLYRSGIYFYTPEQEKLARESLERHQQQMERKIMTEILPAKKFYRAEDQQQQYLSKGGRFGLGQSSAKGCNDPIRCYG; this comes from the exons ATGAACAATATACTCAACAGGCTGGGTTTGGGATCAAGTGGGCAAAGCAATATGGATCCTTCTCCGATAGCTCAGGGGAACGACGATGACGCTCCGTCACCGGGGAATAAGTTTGCCCAATTCGGGGCTGGATGTTTCTGGGGTGTCGAGCTGGCGTTTCAGAGAGTTCCAGGGGTGACTCAGACTGAGGTTGGATATACACAAGGGATCATACACAATCCTTCATACGAAGATGTTTGTAAAGGAACCACGAGACATTCCGAGGTTGTTAGGGTTCAGTATGATCCTAATGATTGCAGCTATGAGTCTCTGCTTGATTTGTTCTGGTCTAGGCATGATCCCACCACTTTGAATCGTCAG GGAAATGACGTGGGAACCCTTTACAGATCTGGGATATACTTCTACACTCCTGAGCAGGAGAAACTAGCCCGCGAGTCACTGGAACGTCACCAGCAACAAATGGAGAGGAAGATCATGACTGAGATCTTACCAGCTAAGAAATTCTACAGAGCTGAAGATCAACAACAGCAGTACCTGTCAAAAGGTGGCCGCTTCGGCCTCGGGCAATCTTCTGCCAAAGGCTGCAACGACCCAATCCGCTGCTACGGGTAA
- the LOC104734771 gene encoding mavicyanin-like isoform X2 yields the protein MEKSPTMLFLINFCIIFGIVVIRRCNATTYFVGDSSGWDISSDLESWTSVFQYSSTHSVYEVDKNNYQNCNSRDAIRAFTNGNTTVSLSQPGDRFFVCGNRLHCFAGMRLRVNVEGNGPSQAPVGSPQASAAGILQPSSKKNNLATGVASSAPRFNGSGSSGSMGIFVYLMVLAFPFIWTYL from the exons ATGGAGAAGTCACCGACGATGctatttcttataaatttttgcatcatatttgGGATCGTAGTAATAAGAAGATGCAACGCAACGACATACTTTGTGGGAGACAGTTCCGGCTGGGACATAAGCTCCGATCTTGAGTCTTGGACTTCAG TGTTCCAATATTCATCGACGCACAGTGTATATGAAGTGGATAAAAACAACTACCAAAATTGCAACTCAAGAGACGCGATCCGTGCGTTCACAAACGGGAACACGACCGTTTCACTTTCCCAACCGGGAGACCGGTTCTTTGTATGCGGTAATAGGCTCCATTGCTTCGCTGGTATGAGGTTACGAGTCAACGTCGAAGGCAATGGTCCATCTCAAGCCCCCGTTGGATCTCCCCAAGCCTCCGCTGCAGGGATCCTTCAACCTTCTTCTAAGAAAAATAACCTTGCGACTGGAGTCGCTAGCTCGGCTCCCCGTTTTAACGGCAGTGGTTCGAGCGGTAGTATGggaatttttgtatatttgatgGTTTTAGCTTTTCCATTCATATGGACTTATTTGTGA
- the LOC104734771 gene encoding mavicyanin-like isoform X1 yields MEKSPTMLFLINFCIIFGIVVIRRCNATTYFVGDSSGWDISSDLESWTSGKRFSPVFQYSSTHSVYEVDKNNYQNCNSRDAIRAFTNGNTTVSLSQPGDRFFVCGNRLHCFAGMRLRVNVEGNGPSQAPVGSPQASAAGILQPSSKKNNLATGVASSAPRFNGSGSSGSMGIFVYLMVLAFPFIWTYL; encoded by the exons ATGGAGAAGTCACCGACGATGctatttcttataaatttttgcatcatatttgGGATCGTAGTAATAAGAAGATGCAACGCAACGACATACTTTGTGGGAGACAGTTCCGGCTGGGACATAAGCTCCGATCTTGAGTCTTGGACTTCAGGCAAGCGATTCTCTCCTG TGTTCCAATATTCATCGACGCACAGTGTATATGAAGTGGATAAAAACAACTACCAAAATTGCAACTCAAGAGACGCGATCCGTGCGTTCACAAACGGGAACACGACCGTTTCACTTTCCCAACCGGGAGACCGGTTCTTTGTATGCGGTAATAGGCTCCATTGCTTCGCTGGTATGAGGTTACGAGTCAACGTCGAAGGCAATGGTCCATCTCAAGCCCCCGTTGGATCTCCCCAAGCCTCCGCTGCAGGGATCCTTCAACCTTCTTCTAAGAAAAATAACCTTGCGACTGGAGTCGCTAGCTCGGCTCCCCGTTTTAACGGCAGTGGTTCGAGCGGTAGTATGggaatttttgtatatttgatgGTTTTAGCTTTTCCATTCATATGGACTTATTTGTGA